The following nucleotide sequence is from Clupea harengus chromosome 17, Ch_v2.0.2, whole genome shotgun sequence.
agagagatggggggtggtggtggaggagcggtggaggagcagaggaggaggaggagggagagtatATCAGAGATGTTGTTCTCCAGCCCATTACTCCCAGATAGAGCTGAGCGCACCCACCCAGAAACCTGTGATGAATGCAGGGAGACTGCGATGATGGAGAGTCCTGTCACCGTCCAAATTGACATGTTAATTCACGAGTCACGCCAGAGTGTGCAGTTAGACCACTTTATTTCATCTGTACAGCTATGTGATATAGACGGGAGACAcatcaatacaaaaaaaaaagagacaaatgcATACAAAAGAGGTTTGTGGAACTATAACCACAAATTAGAACGAACTCAGTGCCTCGAACATTCAACAGAGGTCTGCACAGTAGCAGAAGCAGGAGCACTCGCCAGGGACTATGTGTAAAAAGTGTGACAGCTTTGGTTCGAAACATTTGAGATTGTGGCGCATTCTGCAGTACGCAACTGTTGTCAGGGTAACAGTAATGCTTTGTTTTAACTGGCAGCTTCATTAAATGTGGATCGTGTGGAGTATGTGTTTCAATGCGATACAACATGCAGCAGTTAAGGAGAGTGTTTCtgtgaagagaaagacaaaaaagggaCAGGTAAATAGATAGACGACAGGGCAAAGCACTGAGagatgagacgtgtgtgtgtttgtgtgtgtgtttgtgtgtgtgtgtttgtgtgtgtgtgtttgtgtgtgtgtgtttgtgtgtgtgtttgtgtgtgtgtgtttgtgcatatgtgtctgtgtacatacaTGCACGTGTCTGTGTTTCGCAAAAAGAGTGTACACCCGTACACATGTGCATGTCTTGAGTCAGGAAGGGGAGCATGGAccaaacaagaagaagaagaagaagaagaagaagaagaagaagactcaACAGGAGCTGCATCAGGACCAAGCAGAACAGGAGGCAAAACAGAGTTGACACAAGAAGAACAGGGGGCAAAACAGAAGATGTCTCAATCGATCGCTCAGTCTGTAGGCAGCTCAGTATCCCATGAATCCTCCATACCTCTTCTCCATCTGCGGCTCTTgctcttcttccccctcctcttcctccaccccctcctcatcctcccctggCGAGCGCCTCATGAAGCCCCCGTATCGCTTGCTCTCCTCCAGCCACTCGGGCCAACCCACCCGTCGCATGAAGCCCCCATATCGCTTCTGCAGGGGTCGTGCCCCCCCACTCAGTGAGTCATAAAGCCCGGCCCTTCGCATGAAGCCCCCGTAGCGTTTGGCTATGCCCTCGGCGGCCTCCTCCCCGCCCTTTGCACTGAGCAGCTCCCTCAGCACGCTGAGAGAGTCCACCcccttctctccgtctcccctcTCCGTGCGAAACGTCAGGATCTCTCGGCCGTGGTCGATGTCGTCGGGCTCCAGGCCGTACGTCTCGTCGCTCTTCTTCATGAACCCGCCGTAGCGCTTCATGAACCCGCCGTAGCGTTTCATAAACCCGCCGTAGCGCTTCATAAAGCCGCCGTATTTCTTGGCCAGCTGGTGCAGCTGGgcgtcctgctgctgctccggcTCGGTGGGGAGGTCCTCGCTctcggcggtggcggcggcggcggccgtGGCAGCTGTGTTGGAGCTCTGCAGGAGGTCTCGGCACGGACCCCATGAGCTTCCGCCGGAGAAGTCGGCCGCGCACTGCCACATACACATCTGGGGAAGGCACACAACGGGTGAATGAAAATGAGAGTCATTACAGTTGATGTGCCTCGCTGTTGTTCAGGCTGTGGTTGTGAGCTGGccatacacacatcactgtgCACATCAAAGGCTTTTAAGGCCCTGGCTCTCATttgtgcacacacccacacacacacacactggggctttatggcgtacacacacacacacacacacacacatttaaacacacagaaaagtaAACCACATTCATTCTAGTGTTTTAAACCATTCAGGAACCCAGGGACCTCAAATGTATATAATTACCCTCATTTAGTGCCCAGAGCAGGGAACAAAAAACAGTGGACACCAGGGTGTTTTGACATATGACCattcaagcatgtgtgtgtgtgtgtgtgtgtgtgtgtgtgtgtgtgtgtgtgtgtgtgtgtgtgtgtgtgtgtgtgtgtgtgtgtgtgtgtgtgtgtgtgtgtgtgcgtgtgtgtgtgtgtgtgtgtgtgtgtgtgtgtgtgtgtgtgtgtgtgtgtgtgtgtgtgtgtacatgtgttctaCCTAATGCATTGCCTTCTCTCGGCACTTTTATGTTGTGTATTACTGCAGCCTGCTGGCACAAAGTAGAACTGAAGAGacactccctttctttctctctctctctctctctctctctctctctctctttctctatcgctctctcatacacaaacacacaaacacacaattggGAGCCACTACATTAAAATATCAAATTTGAGTTTATGCACAGATCAAAGCATCAGCAAAATGACTCATGTTGTTTGACTCCAAGTCACATTTGATTTATGTAAATATCACCAGACTTGTttcatatttaaattaatttacgtCCAATGTGACCTCATGGTCATTCTGATGTTTGTGTCTATGGGCTACTCTTATTCAGGACCCTAAATCAAAACACTCTTGTTTGCAAAATAAATCCCAAACCCCATGAAAAGGACACTTGAATGTACTTCGTATACTTAACGCTGTTATTGGTCGAGTCACATTTTGTGATTGCATTTTAAAATGGTAGACTGATCTAAGACGCAAAAAAACTATTTCAATGGTTTAATTTAAAACTAAATGGATTCACTCCCATTATATAATTACAAATACTAAATAGCGTTTTAGGAAATTGCGTGATCCTAAATCCGCGTGGAAAGCATATGTTtacaaaaagaaaagtaaatgGATTATGAAGACTTTTTGAAATAATTAGCTTTGCAATTTATGAAATCAAAGCGCTGTTTTTGTATATGTACATTTTTCTTACATCTCCATTGTGGCTAAAGAGAGACTGTGGCGAAAATACAGCATTATTTTACGCACCGTGCTCTCCATCGATCACTCACGACGCGCGGGAATAAAGGAATAATTGCCCTCCTTACAAAACCGAATACAAGTTAAGTTGTGAGACAGAGTTTAGATAATAACTGTACTTACAGTTGGGTTGATGTCGGATTTTCGAAAGCTCTCCTGCACTGCGCAGTACGCACAGTCGGTGCCACAGTCCGCTTGAGCCGTAAGCGCGAGGTATGCGCTTAAGATAGCCAGACAACAGAAGTTCATCGGTACCGCCATTGAGCTGAACGGATGATAAATACTTTAGTATAGATATCAGATATGAAAGCTCTTTTTCAATACGTTAAAAACATctacaacacaacagaaaataaatactaAAAGATTACGTGTTGCATTGTACGCCTTGTCTTATGATATACTTGTCAAAACAATGTACAGACTTTTcccgcacacaaacatatcatATACATTTATCATTTAGTACATGTGATAAAATTCTGCATCATGAGGCCTAACTTGGATACTCACTTCTTCTGATTTGCGCGATCTGACGGTGCCCTTAACTTCTGTTGCGCTCCGATGTGGGCTTCGTCTTGCAGACCAAATGAAGACACTAGATCCCCAAGCTCAACAAACTGGACGCAAGTGTGCTTGTCAAGGGGTGCGTGTATttgaaagacagagcgagaaagagtttgaaagatagagagaagctCAGCACAGCGCAGTCACTGTTTAAATTGTGTCAGTCTCGGGAGCTTTGCGCAGCAGTCGGCTCTATGCTACATCAGAGCGCGTTAACATGCGACCTTGCTGTCTTGTGTGCGCGCAGTCTCATCTTTAAAAGCAGCGACATGTAGCGCAGGAGTGATTCCCTCTAGTCGGGGGAAAGTTACAACTGACGTTAAATGACGCACACAGAACTCACGGGGGTGGGAGGTGTCCACATTCTGAAGAGAATATAATAGGATCGAGGTCAGGCTAAAATATCACCCATCACTCATAAACTTATATTATGATAATTTAGTGATGCGAGATGCACACATTTGGCCTCCCATGACTCTTGGTATGTATTAACTAAATATATGCCATTATACAGCTCTCATACCGTCTCTCCACATCCTTATAATCAGAGGAGTTTCACAGCAAGAGCCCATTGAGAACAAAGGAATGGGAAAGGGAAGGAATCATTTCTCTCCCCTTGATGGAACCACAGTCATTTTGGTGTAATCTTGTCCAGAGGTAAAACAAAGCCCAAAGATAAAAGCCTCAAATTGCGAGAAGAACACCAAGCAACATAGTTCTTTCACAAACATACTTTAGAAATGACCCCAAAACAAGAAAGAATTTGAGCATTGTTACTTTCCCCTTGTACGTCGACAGTGACTGTACGTCACTTTTTGAACTGACACATTGCATAAAAATACTTCCATATTGAAGATTTCTCTGATAATAAGTGTTGGTAATTACATGCAATTACAGTTGGTGTACATTTGGTTTGCTCCACAGAGAAGAGCAGGTGTGGTTGTAGCCACAGGGTCCATCGCATCTAAATATTTGTCTCTTTGGTGTTCTCTCTGGACAGTCCTGTTTGACTGACTACTAATGCCACTTACATACTCATACTCTGCACACCCACTATCATCTACCTCAAAAATATCCAGCCTACACAAGCTAAAGAAAGGCACGgtgttcagtcacacacacacacacacacacacacacacacacacacacacacacacacacacacacacacacacacacaagctaaagaaagacagagtgttCAGTCACtcaggtttcacacacacctccatttaGCTTTCACACAACCTGCAGAGCTCTTGGTAGGCTCTTTTCTCCAAAATGACTAACAAGGGAAGAAACATGCCATCCAAATGGACTTCTATTGATATACTTCATCAGCTGTATCTGATGTCTAGTAACATTGTCAAGCTGTGAGGTAATTGCAGGTGGTTTGAGCAATAAAGGGCGCATGAGGGCTAGAAACGAGCTCCAAGTGTGTGGAGTGCTGGGAGCCCTCTTCAGTGCAATCACGAGCAAGGCAAGCACTGCTTCAGCACACCGCACACGACTACAGCACTATGGCATAAAACACTAGTgatcacacagcacaccactaCAGCACTATGGCATAAAACACTAGTgatcacacagcacaccactaCAGCACTATGGCATAAAACACTAGTGATCACACAGCCATGCTTCAGCACACCGCACACGACTACAGCACTATGGCATAAAACACTAGTgatcacacagcacaccactaCAGCACTATGGCATAAAACACTAGTgatcacacagcacaccactaCAGCACTATGGCATAAAACACTAGTgatcacacagcacaccactaCAGCACTATGGCATAAAACACTAGTgatcacacagcacaccactaCAGCACTGTGGCATAAAACACTAGTgatcacacagcacaccactaCAGCACTATGGCATAAAACACTAGTGATCACACAGCCATGCTTCAGCACAACGCACACAACTACACTACTATTATATGGCATAAAACACTTGTGATCACACAGCCATGCTTCAGCACAACGCacaccactacactacactactatgACATACAACACTAGTgatcacacagcacaacactacactactaTTAAATGGCATAAAACACTAGTGATCACACAGCAGTCACCACACAGAAATTTGATCAGGTAAATGATGTGATACGACATGGTGCCATGTTGTTTtgttgccatgtttttttttttcatttctattTTTCATTACCTCATTACCTccaccaaggaggttatgtttttcaGGTTggtttgtcagcaggattatgcCAAAACTACAAGactttcatgaaacttggtggagtgGCGTACCATGGGCCAAAGACAAAgtcattacattttggagcagAGCCAAATCACCGGGCGGATTCACAAAGTTGCTACTGTTCTGAAAAGAATATTCAAAGTCGCTATTTGAATGCAATTTTCTGCACAGTGGGAACAAAGCAATGAAGGACTTAATCCAGCTATTAAATCAGATTCAAATGAGTTCAGTAACATGAGATTACTGCATCATTGCACACTCTCCTGTCCTTTGAATTTCAGCTCTGTCCCAATCTGTGTTGCTCATCCACATTTGATGTTGTCTGTGGAGTGTCACCTTACCATCCCATCTTTTTTAGGTTTTAGAACTTTCATTTTGACCCTCGTTAGGATTCTATATTTAAGGTATTGGTTGTTTACCATGCACAAACcccagggtggagagagagagagttgatagAGAGTTTCAAGGAATGTGAGGAACATGAAAAATCACAATGACAACTGCACACTTACATTTTATGTCCGATTTGATGGCAAACATAGAAAGACAGCTATGTAGATATTTACAGATATCTTGTTTTACAGGGCTCatgagtaaagtaaagtactgccgatacagtatttacatttacCTCCATCAATAGTATATACAGTAAAGGAATATACTGTAAGCCTATTCAAAAATTACATAAATCTAGATTACACAAATTAGTATATGTGGAATATATTATGGACATGTTTGTATGATGTgtcatacaaatatacaaataagcaaaaaaagtattaatttgtattttttaagaGTTTTAATTACTTATCTGCAGAGCAACATAAAGGTAGTTTTCCTTCATTATAAATCCGGTCATATGTAAACACTAGGGATTCCCATATGTCTGATAATGCCCAAATGTAGCAAGGTCAAGGTATTAGCAGTATGTCAttttctcacatgcaacctacgaactcacacacatttcctgtctGTGGTCAGGGTCTGgtaattacatttcacattagTGAACAGATGACAGATGATAGCTGTACAATGAATAGGTACGTTTGAACAAAAATCTGTTGTTTGGAAAGAAACTCAGGTAGTAGCAGAACAGAACAACTCTGATATTTGACAATCATAGTATATGTTGTACATATCTTATGGTTTCTGAAAATGAGGTCTTTCATAATCTGTAGTCTTGTTTTAAATGCATTAATGTACAGTACATGATGTTGACAAATGATAAACAACAACGACAAACATTTGACATATTGTATGTTCATAGATTTGTTAAAAAGATATTTGTTGAAGTGTTTAAACAGATTTCAATATGGCTTTTGGGAAGAGggtggcaataaaaaaaagtgttttcatattctaaatatttgtttttgttccaaAAGTACTTTATGTCTGTGATTTAGTTGGATACATAACTGTTTGTCTCATTTCTCCCCAAGGAATGGCCTTTTACCATGTTGACTTGTTCATCCCGCAAGAAGAAATAGTTCAGGTTGTGTTTATGGAAAGATGAATGTTATTAGAACGAAGAGAACAAATCACATTGGAGGAATATTGaaaagaggagtgagaaccaggCAAAGAAAagagtgtctgaatgtgtgtgtgtgtgtgtgtgtgtgtgtgtgtgtgtgtgtgtgtgtgtgtgtgtgtgtgtgtgtgtgtgtgtgtgtgtgtgtgtgtgtgtgtgtgtgtgtgtgtgtgtgtgtgtgtgtgtgtgtgtgttgaacccAAGCTGCCCAGGTGAAGGTGATTCTATGTTGGTCCTGCTCTCGCTGTTTCTGTAATGGGAGTGTGAAGCTCCTGCAGAGAGCccagggcccacacacacacaccacacacacacacacacacacacacacacacacacacacactctttctctcacacacacacacacacactctcacacacacacacacacacacacactctctctctcacacacacacacacacacactctctctctctctcacacacacacacacacacacacacacacactctcacacacacacacacacacacacacacacacacacacacacacacacacacacacacacacacacacacacacacacacactctctctctctcacacacacacacacacactctcacacacacacacacactctctctctcacacacacacacacacacacacacacacatacacacacactgggatttATTACATACTTCATAAATTCTTATTACTCTGCCATTTGATCTCCGTAGTGCACATACGTACAGCTACTGGCCTTGGCCTGGGCTCGTAATATCCGAATCACTGACTAGAACATACCGTATGCAATTAATGCACGCgttggtatacacacacacacacacacacacacacacacacacacacacacactctctctctctcacacacacacacacacactctctctcaattaaTGCATGCGTTGgtatacacagccacacacacacacacacacacacacacacacacacacacacactctctctctcacacacacacacacacactctcacacacacacactcacacacacacacactctctctcaattaaTGCAGGCGTTGGTATACACAGCCATGGATGGCATATCATCCCCAGATGGGCCAATCCAAAAAGAATCCTCCTCTCCATTCAAAAAGTGGTTCGTTAAGCATTCCGTCTGCCTCATACACTCCTCATCCTCGGCTCTCCTCTCTGACATCACAGGGGCACAGGAGCTATGGACCTTTATCTTGTTTCCAGAAGCCCGGCCATCTGTTATGGGCTTGCTGCAAGGCTGATTCACTGTCTCCAAGTCCGGTGATGGGGGTAATTGGCACTTGCGTCTGATGACTGGGATGTCTGGGTCTGCTGG
It contains:
- the LOC116224410 gene encoding proenkephalin-A-B-like → MAVPMNFCCLAILSAYLALTAQADCGTDCAYCAVQESFRKSDINPTMCMWQCAADFSGGSSWGPCRDLLQSSNTAATAAAAATAESEDLPTEPEQQQDAQLHQLAKKYGGFMKRYGGFMKRYGGFMKRYGGFMKKSDETYGLEPDDIDHGREILTFRTERGDGEKGVDSLSVLRELLSAKGGEEAAEGIAKRYGGFMRRAGLYDSLSGGARPLQKRYGGFMRRVGWPEWLEESKRYGGFMRRSPGEDEEGVEEEEGEEEQEPQMEKRYGGFMGY